Genomic segment of Acidimicrobiia bacterium:
GGGGCACGCCAGTGCATGCGCCACGGCCGAGCGCCGCCCTTCGACACGAGATAGCACCCGAGCTCGCCACGGGGCCCCTCGACCGACTGGTAAGCAGCACCACTCGGAACCCTGATGCCTTCCGTGAACAGTTTGAAGTGATGGATCAGCGCTTCCATCGACTCGTCGATTCGCTTCCTCGGCGGCGGGGTGACTTTCCGGTCCTCACTTCGGTAGTCGCCTCCTGGCATCGTCTCGGTGACCTGTTGCACGATCCGCAGCGACTGGATCATCTCTTCCATCCGGACCATGTAGCGGTCGTAGACATCACCATGGAGACCGGTCGGAACATCGAACTCGTACTCGTCGATCCCGCAGTACGGGTTCGTTTTGCGGAGGTCCCACGCAAGCCCGGAGCCACGGGCAATCGGGCCGGTGACGCCGTACTGCTTGCATTCGGCCGGCGTGATGACACCGACCCCGAGGGTCCGGTCGAGGAAGATCGGATTCTCATCGAGGAGTTCGCGGTATTCCCCGATGCCCCTTGTAACGATCCCGATCAGGCTCGAGATGTCGTCCTCCCAGCCGTCAGGGAGGTCGGCTGCGACGCCACCGACCCGGATGTAGTTGTGGTTCATCCGAAGCCCTGTGGTCTTCTCGAAGAAATCGAGGCAGACCTCGCGTTCGCGCCACCCATAGATCATCATCGAGAGCGCACCGATGTCCATGCCCTGGGTGGCGGCCCACAGCAGGTGACTCGAGACCCGATTGAGCTCGGTCATGAGCACCCTGATGGCACTCGCCCGCGGTGGGACATCGATCCCGAGCAGCTGTTCGACGGCGAGGGAGTACGCGAGCTCGTTGTGGAAGGGAGCCAGGTAATCCATGCGGGTGACATTCGTGGCACCCTGTGCGTAGGTGAGGGTCTCTGCCGTTTTCTCCATACCGGTGTGGAGGTAGCCGATGATCGGTTTCACCCGCCGAACGGTCTCGCCTTCGAGCTCGAGGTGGAGGCGGAGCACCCCGTGGGTCGATGGGTGCTGCGGACCCATGTTGATGATCTGACGCTCCGCAACATCTGTCTCCGGCTCCGACAGATAGTCGTCCTCAACAGCGATGCCGGCCTGCATGCGTGCCCCGGGATCGTCCGCTGCGGGCAGCATCTCCTGCGCCCCTTCGTCGGTAGCGGCGGCGAACGGGTAGCGCTCCTCGGTTCCGCTGACCCACACACTGTGGGTGGCCCGCCGTTGGTCGGCAGCCGACATCGGCTTCGCCTGTGTCGTGTCGGACCCGTCGGCCATGTCGTTCACGGTCCGATCGGTCACAGGTCGACGCTCCCGGCCTTGAACTCGACCGGGATGGCACCGACCGAGGTGTCCTTCCGGAGCGGATGACCTTCCCAGTCGTCGGGGAGCAGGATGCGGGTCAGGTCGGGGTGGCCGGGGAAGTCGATCCCGAAGAGGTCGAAGGCCTCGCGTTCGTAGAAGTTCGCACCGATGAACAGGCCGGTGATCGTCGGCACGGTGGGGTCATCGTGTGGGACCCGGGTCGAGATGATGATCCGCTGGTTGGCTTCCATGGACAGCAGATTCACGCCGACCTCGTACCGCGGTGCTTCCGTGAAGTGGTCCACCGCGTACAGGTCGATGAACATGTCGAAGCCCTGATCCTTTGCTGCCACAACGGAAGGGACATAGCGGTCGGTCGGCACCGAAACCCGGTGATACACCGATGCTGACGACGCGAAGGATTGCGCCACAACCGTGATGCCGATGGTGTCGTCGAGCGCAGCCAGCACGGACGCGACGAGCTCGTTGTCCGAAAGTCCCGTGCGTTGGGTTGGTGTCTCGGTCGCGGTCAGGGCGTCGTCGCTTGCCATCAGAACACACCCGTTGAGTTGCGGATCTCGCCGTCCATGATCATCTGTTGGAGGGACAGGATGCCGTGCATGAGCGACTGGGGGCCCGGCGGACATCCCGGCACATACATGTCGACGGGGACCACCTGGTCAACGCCCTGGACGAGTGCGTAGTTGTTGAACATGCCACCCGTCGAAGCGCATGCCCCCATCGAGAGGACCCACTTCGGTTCGGCCATCTGGTCGTACACCTGTCTCAAGACGGGAGCCATCTTCTGGCTCACACGGCCCGCCACGATCATCAGATCGGCTTGCCTCGGCGAGGCTCGGAAGACCTCCATGCCGAACCTCGCGAGGTCGTTGTGCGCCGCTCCGGTCCCCATCATCTCGATCGCGCAACAGGCCAGTCCGAACGAGGCAGGCCACATGGAGTTCGTTCGCGCCCAATTCACACCCTTTTCGACCGTGGTGAGGAGGAAGCCGGGTTCGGACGAGACGCCGGCCATCAGGCCGCCTCGTCGAGGCTCGGGGCGGGCGCCACAACCCGACGGTACCGAGCGCGGCGGGCCGTGTTCCAGTCGAGCGCTCCGCGCTTCCACACATACGCGAGGGTTTCGATGAGCATCAGCATGAACAACACGACCGCCGCGATGCCAGCCCAGCCAAACTGCTCCATGCGCACGGCCCACACGAACAGGAAGATGATCTCGACATCGAAGATCACGAACAACATCGCGACGAGGTAGAACCTGACCGGGAACCGATCGACCGGATCCTGGAGGGGTACAATGCCGCATTCGTACGGTGCCAACTTCTCGGGTGTTGGGTTACGCGGAGCAAGCCTCGACGAGACAAACATCGACACGCCGGCGAACCCGATACCGAGAACCGTCATGAGCGCGATGGGGAGATAGTCGGCGAGCTCCATGGTGGCTGAGGATACTGAGGCCCGGAGTCGACCCGAAATCATCGCGGGCGAATACTGAGTCGAAGAGACACCTGCCTAACCTCCGCGCATGGCTGACAGAATCCCGTCCGCGACGGTGGCGCGGCTTCCCCGATATCTGCGATGTCTCTCGGACATGGCAGAGACGGTTTCGACCTGTTCCTCGGAGGGTCTTGCGACCGTCGCGGGGGTCAACGCGGCCCAGGTTCGCAAGGATCTCTCATACCTCGGGAGCCACGGCACCCGCGGTGTCGGGTACGACATCGACGAACTCCGGGCACAGATCCGGAAGGCGCTCGGAATGCTGAGGGATCACCCGGTCATCATCATCGGCGCGGGCAATCTCGGTACCGCGCTCTCGAACTACAAGGGGTTCGAAAACTGGGGGTTCGAGATCCAAGCCATCGTCGACATCGACGACGACAAGATAGGCAAACGGGTCGATGGGCTCGTGATTCAGTCCCTCCACGAGCTGGCAGCGATCGTCGCAGACAAGCAGATCAAGATCGGCATCATCGCGACACCGCCCGCGGCAGCCCAAGGGGTTGCCGATCGGCTCATCGATGCCGGCATCAAGTCGATCCTGAATCTCGCACCGACCACACTCAAGACGCACGACGATGTGGCGGTGCGACGCGTTGACCTGTCAACCGAGCTCGGCATCCTTGCGTACCACCTCAACCGTCCCTGAGGTGGTGGCCGTTCCGGTCAGCTCTCGGTGTCTGCCTCGTAGCGGGTGAGAGCAATCGCGAACATCAGGAACAGGACGAACGAACCGAGCGCCATCGCGATGGCCGGGAGTCGCATCTGGAGCGCGTTGAGGCCTTCGAGGTTCGCGGGCCGAATCCCGCGCGGTGCATAGACGGTGAACAGGATGCCGTTGATCGTCAGCCACCCCATGGTCGCCGCTCCGGTGAGCAGGAACGCGAGCCGCTTCCCGACATCGGTCCACAGCACGAACCAACCCGAGCCGATGAAGACGATCACGGCCCCGACCGTGATCGCGAGGCCCCGCATCGCGAGCGAGAAGTCGTTGACATGGCCGGTCTCCTCGTCCATTTGGCCGAAGACGGTGCCGATGAGCGAGATCGCGAACTCCCGCACGAAAGGGATCATCGCGAGGAGCGACAGGATGAATGCAACAAGGCCGAACAGCTCGAGTGACGAGAGCCCCGACTCGTCGGACCGAATGCTCGGTGTCTGATTCTGACTCGCCATCACAGCGTCCTCTCATACATGACGATCAGCTCGATCTGGGACTCGGACAACACCAACCCGAACGCCGGCATGCGGCCGGAACCGAGCCCGTTGACACCGTACTGCTGCGAATCGGTCGAACCGTCGATCACGAACTTGACATGGTCGGCCATGTCGGGAAACTGGATCACGGCACGACCCGCGAGCAGCGACGGTCCCCACGCCCCCGAGCCCGCACCCTGTTCGAACGGGGAACCCGCCGAGTAGCCACCGGTGTGGCATCTCGCACAGTACGCATTGAACAGGCCCGCCGCCGTCATCGCTTCGTCAACCGTCACGCCCATCTCGGCCGCTTTCGCCTCGTAGTCGACCTCCCACAGCTTCATTGCGGCCGCGTTGTTGAGGAACGCGAGGCCTCGGTCGAGGTCAGCAAGGAACGCTTCTTGGCGTTCGACCGTGACATCGAGAAGGAGTACTTCGGTTTCGATCGCCGAGAGCAGCTCTTCGGCCGCGTCGAGATCGGGGAGCGGCTCGGATCCGTTCGGGTTCTCGTTGGTGAACGGATTCGCCGGATCGAAGGTGAAGGCATAGATCGTCTGCTCGGCCCCTGATGCACCGACCACGGTCTGGAGGGTTGCGGTCGCCATGGCCGAAAGGGGACCCTCGACCGCATCCGCAAGGCCATCGCGATCGGCGTCCGGCGCAGGATCGGAGCACAGCGCGTTGACGATCGCCGCGGATTGTTCGGTGCAGGTCTCGGGATCCTGGAACAGGTCCTTGATGTCGTCGGGGAACGAACCAACAATCCCGAGTTGCCTCGGTGCGTCGTTCACGAGGGCGATCTCTGCCTCCTGTGCATCGATGAGGGCCCCGGTTGCCTGTGCACCGCTTTTGATCGCGGTGAGGGCAAGATCGGTCGCGGTTTGGGCCTGGTCGAACGCTTCCTGTTGCGAGATCTGGATCGTCTCGAGGTACGCGATCACCTGGTCGACTTCCTGCACGGTCATGGCGCCGCCACCGTCGAGCCCGTTTGCTGGCATCGGCGTGCCGGCACGGCCATAGACGATCCAGTGCCGCACCTCGTCCTCGGTGTACCGGTAGAACACATCGTTGAGTGACGGCACCTTCCAGCTCGTTTGAACACCAGAGCGCGGCTCGGTGAAAGCAACGGCCCCACCACCGCCGTTCGGCCCGTGACAGTCGACACATTGGAAACCGGTGACGCTGTACCAGTGCGCTCCTGCGGCTACATCTTCCTCGACGATCGCCTCGGCTGCGGCCGCCTGTCGATCCGGCTCGTTGATGGCGTACCAGGGCATCGTGATCGCGAGCAGAACGGAGAGGAACAGCGCGGCGCGAAGCACATGGGTCAGCTTCTCGTTCTCGAGCTCATCGTCCGACACATGCGGCGACAGGTTGGGTGCGGCGGCTTCGTTGGCCGAAGCCCGGTTCTGCCGAGAGTGGACGAAGAGGTACCCCATCCATACGAGGAGCAGCGCCACCACGATCGTGACCACGACGGCGCCCATTCCGACGCCACCGGTCGAAACGGGCTCCGTGCTCGCGGTCGCCATCACGAGGCCAACCATGGCGCCAAGATCAAACACAGAACGGTCCTTGTGGGTAGGCGACCGTGTAGTGCTTCGACCGGGCGGTCTGGACGATGTTGCCGGTCTCGATGATCAGCTCGCCCGCGTCGTTGACGGAGACGCCGAACCGGTCGAGGTTTCGCGGTGCCGGTCCTGCTGCATATTCGCCATGCCCGTTGTACTTGGATCCGTGGCACGGGCACTCGAAACCCTGTGATGACTCACACGACGGGACACGACACCCGAGGTGCACGCATCGTTGCCACAGTGCCATGAGACCGACCCCGTCGGACTCGGCGCCTGCCACGACGAACGGCACCGATTCGTACGACGAGCCCGGGAGCTTGCTCATGTCGAACGGGACGATCCACGCCTGGGCGGCGGGAATGAACTTGGGGACGATCGAGCCGGCGACGAGGGTCTCCGCCTTGAGGTCCGTCACCTTCCCGGCGTTGATCGGCGTGCCGAACCCACCCTTCAGCTTTGGCCATACGAACGCGAGGCTTGCAAGGGTGAACTGCAACATGAACAAGCCGAACACAGCACCGAGCGCCCTGTTGAAGAACTTGCGTCTCGTGATGCCGTAGTCCGTTGCAGAGATCTCCTCCCTCGGTGGGTCGTCCACGAACTCGGCCGGGGCGGCCACCATCGTCGCGACAGCGCCGTCACCCTCCGGTTCGCCGCCGCGGGCCCGCGCCAATGCCGCCCGCCGCTCCTTGTCGGCTCGGATCGCCTTCCGATCGAGCTCTGCCGCGGTGGCAGCCCCTTCAGCGTCGGAGCGCCGTACCGCGACCGCGACGATGCCGGCGAGGGCAACGACCCCCGCGCCGATGAGGATGAGGATGAAAGTCGTCGTTGTCATTCGAGGATCGTCTTGAGGTCGTCGAAGAAGACGCCGTCGCGCCACGGGAAGGTGAAGTTGAAACCCGGACCCCTGAAGAAGGATCCGAAGATGGTGAGTATCGAGGATGCCATGAAGAACACCGTGAAGATC
This window contains:
- a CDS encoding Rieske 2Fe-2S domain-containing protein, whose translation is MTTTTFILILIGAGVVALAGIVAVAVRRSDAEGAATAAELDRKAIRADKERRAALARARGGEPEGDGAVATMVAAPAEFVDDPPREEISATDYGITRRKFFNRALGAVFGLFMLQFTLASLAFVWPKLKGGFGTPINAGKVTDLKAETLVAGSIVPKFIPAAQAWIVPFDMSKLPGSSYESVPFVVAGAESDGVGLMALWQRCVHLGCRVPSCESSQGFECPCHGSKYNGHGEYAAGPAPRNLDRFGVSVNDAGELIIETGNIVQTARSKHYTVAYPQGPFCV
- a CDS encoding NADH-quinone oxidoreductase subunit C; translated protein: MASDDALTATETPTQRTGLSDNELVASVLAALDDTIGITVVAQSFASSASVYHRVSVPTDRYVPSVVAAKDQGFDMFIDLYAVDHFTEAPRYEVGVNLLSMEANQRIIISTRVPHDDPTVPTITGLFIGANFYEREAFDLFGIDFPGHPDLTRILLPDDWEGHPLRKDTSVGAIPVEFKAGSVDL
- a CDS encoding redox-sensing transcriptional repressor Rex codes for the protein MADRIPSATVARLPRYLRCLSDMAETVSTCSSEGLATVAGVNAAQVRKDLSYLGSHGTRGVGYDIDELRAQIRKALGMLRDHPVIIIGAGNLGTALSNYKGFENWGFEIQAIVDIDDDKIGKRVDGLVIQSLHELAAIVADKQIKIGIIATPPAAAQGVADRLIDAGIKSILNLAPTTLKTHDDVAVRRVDLSTELGILAYHLNRP
- a CDS encoding NADH-quinone oxidoreductase subunit A; amino-acid sequence: MELADYLPIALMTVLGIGFAGVSMFVSSRLAPRNPTPEKLAPYECGIVPLQDPVDRFPVRFYLVAMLFVIFDVEIIFLFVWAVRMEQFGWAGIAAVVLFMLMLIETLAYVWKRGALDWNTARRARYRRVVAPAPSLDEAA
- the nuoD gene encoding NADH dehydrogenase (quinone) subunit D yields the protein MTDRTVNDMADGSDTTQAKPMSAADQRRATHSVWVSGTEERYPFAAATDEGAQEMLPAADDPGARMQAGIAVEDDYLSEPETDVAERQIINMGPQHPSTHGVLRLHLELEGETVRRVKPIIGYLHTGMEKTAETLTYAQGATNVTRMDYLAPFHNELAYSLAVEQLLGIDVPPRASAIRVLMTELNRVSSHLLWAATQGMDIGALSMMIYGWREREVCLDFFEKTTGLRMNHNYIRVGGVAADLPDGWEDDISSLIGIVTRGIGEYRELLDENPIFLDRTLGVGVITPAECKQYGVTGPIARGSGLAWDLRKTNPYCGIDEYEFDVPTGLHGDVYDRYMVRMEEMIQSLRIVQQVTETMPGGDYRSEDRKVTPPPRKRIDESMEALIHHFKLFTEGIRVPSGAAYQSVEGPRGELGCYLVSKGGARPWRMHWRAPSFAAVQALPVMMTDSLVADLVASLASADPVLGDVDR
- a CDS encoding c-type cytochrome, whose amino-acid sequence is MFDLGAMVGLVMATASTEPVSTGGVGMGAVVVTIVVALLLVWMGYLFVHSRQNRASANEAAAPNLSPHVSDDELENEKLTHVLRAALFLSVLLAITMPWYAINEPDRQAAAAEAIVEEDVAAGAHWYSVTGFQCVDCHGPNGGGGAVAFTEPRSGVQTSWKVPSLNDVFYRYTEDEVRHWIVYGRAGTPMPANGLDGGGAMTVQEVDQVIAYLETIQISQQEAFDQAQTATDLALTAIKSGAQATGALIDAQEAEIALVNDAPRQLGIVGSFPDDIKDLFQDPETCTEQSAAIVNALCSDPAPDADRDGLADAVEGPLSAMATATLQTVVGASGAEQTIYAFTFDPANPFTNENPNGSEPLPDLDAAEELLSAIETEVLLLDVTVERQEAFLADLDRGLAFLNNAAAMKLWEVDYEAKAAEMGVTVDEAMTAAGLFNAYCARCHTGGYSAGSPFEQGAGSGAWGPSLLAGRAVIQFPDMADHVKFVIDGSTDSQQYGVNGLGSGRMPAFGLVLSESQIELIVMYERTL